From Cellulophaga lytica DSM 7489, a single genomic window includes:
- a CDS encoding copper homeostasis protein CutC produces the protein MILEVCANSLESAINAEKAGATRIELCVELGVGGVTPSYGLIKAVLNAVNIPVHVLIRPRSGDFTYSDSEFEVMKQDIALCVQLGCAGIVTGVLLKNFLLDEERTQILINEAKTLQFTFHRAFDWLKNPEEAFLTLQSMGVNYVLSSGQKASALLGIPLLSKLNKKGSTCVIMPGGGLRVDNIINFKNEGFKALHMSGTIFCKTLDEDVPLPMISNSFLVENQIATSSVEVIKQVVALLNNS, from the coding sequence ATGATTTTAGAAGTGTGCGCAAATTCATTGGAATCTGCTATAAATGCAGAAAAAGCAGGTGCTACCAGAATAGAGTTGTGTGTAGAACTTGGTGTTGGTGGTGTAACGCCTTCATATGGTCTTATTAAAGCTGTGCTAAATGCGGTGAATATACCTGTGCACGTATTGATTAGGCCTAGAAGTGGAGATTTTACATATTCAGATTCTGAATTTGAAGTAATGAAACAAGATATTGCTTTATGTGTACAGTTGGGTTGTGCGGGTATTGTTACAGGTGTTTTGCTTAAAAATTTTCTGTTAGATGAAGAAAGAACTCAAATTTTAATTAATGAGGCAAAGACTTTGCAATTTACTTTTCATAGAGCTTTTGATTGGCTTAAGAATCCAGAAGAAGCATTTTTAACATTGCAAAGTATGGGTGTTAATTATGTGTTGTCATCCGGGCAAAAAGCTTCGGCTTTATTGGGTATTCCTTTGCTCTCTAAATTAAACAAAAAAGGATCAACCTGTGTGATAATGCCAGGGGGCGGATTAAGAGTAGATAATATTATCAATTTTAAAAATGAAGGGTTTAAAGCATTGCATATGTCAGGTACTATTTTTTGTAAAACCTTAGATGAAGATGTGCCTTTACCTATGATTTCTAATTCTTTTTTGGTAGAAAATCAAATTGCAACATCTAGTGTAGAGGTTATAAAACAAGTGGTTGCTTTGTTAAATAACTCTTAA
- the polA gene encoding DNA polymerase I codes for MADQKRLFLLDAYALIFRGYYAFIKNPRINSKGLDTSAILGFTNSLLDVIKRERPDHLAVCFDRGGSVDRVEMFEAYKANRDATPEAIKLAIPYIENILKAMHIPVVVKEGYEADDIIGTLAKKAEKENYKVFMVTPDKDFAQLVSENIFMYRPMFGGGYETWGIPEVLKKFEIERPEQVIDYLGMMGDSVDNIPGLPGVGEKTAKKFLATYGSMENLLDNTHELKGKMKEKIEANKELGLLSKKLARIMLDVPVDFNEKEYELDQPDLPKVTEIFEELEFRRLADNLIKTFATETTTNSETNTEKSSKKTAKTSTAGAGQFSLFGGGGSASATQVQQELSSRKTSKDIPHIYQSVAPGMAMKLFLQNLMKQTSVCFDTETTGLNPLTAELVGIAFSWEASKGFYIPFPEDQDQAQELIEQLRPFFEDEKIEKIGQNLKYDIKVLRKYNLIIKGAYFDTMLAHYLINPDMRHNMDVLAETYLNYTPISITELIGKKGKNQLSMRQVPIEKQTEYAVEDADITYQLASHFKPELKDAKTEELFNDIEIPLLSVLADMELEGINLDVDFLNSLSEELNTDIKNLETSIYEAAGEEFNIASPKQLGEILFGKLKLVDKPKKTKTGQYSTAEDVLSYLAQDHEIIKNILEYRGLAKLKSTYIDALPDQVEESTGRVHTDYMQTVAATGRLSSNNPNLQNIPIRTERGRQVRKAFVPRDENYTLLAADYSQIELRIIAALSDETTMIEAFKNGEDIHASTASKVFNVPLDQVTREQRSNAKTVNFGIIYGVSAFGLSNQTDLSRGESKELIDAYYETYPKLKKYMSELVDFARDNGYVQTVLGRRRYLKDINSRNAVVRSAAERNAVNAPIQGSAADIIKIAMINIHKKLTGGNFKTKMLLQVHDELVFDAHKTELEEVRALIKTEMENAYSLAVPLDVEIGTGDNWLVAH; via the coding sequence ATGGCAGATCAAAAAAGACTTTTTTTACTAGATGCATATGCACTTATTTTTAGAGGATATTATGCATTTATAAAAAACCCAAGAATAAACTCTAAAGGACTAGACACATCAGCAATATTAGGTTTTACAAACTCTTTATTAGACGTAATAAAAAGAGAAAGACCAGACCATTTAGCTGTATGTTTTGATCGTGGCGGCAGCGTAGACCGCGTAGAAATGTTTGAAGCTTACAAAGCCAACCGCGATGCCACACCAGAAGCCATAAAACTTGCCATTCCCTATATAGAAAATATTTTAAAAGCAATGCACATACCTGTTGTTGTAAAAGAAGGGTATGAGGCAGATGACATTATAGGCACACTTGCCAAAAAAGCAGAAAAAGAAAACTACAAAGTGTTTATGGTTACACCAGATAAAGACTTTGCGCAATTGGTTTCTGAAAATATTTTTATGTACAGACCAATGTTTGGTGGCGGATATGAAACTTGGGGAATACCAGAAGTATTAAAAAAGTTTGAAATTGAAAGACCAGAACAGGTTATAGACTACTTGGGGATGATGGGAGACTCTGTAGACAACATCCCAGGACTACCAGGTGTTGGAGAAAAAACAGCTAAAAAGTTTCTTGCTACCTACGGAAGCATGGAAAACTTACTAGACAATACCCACGAACTAAAAGGAAAAATGAAAGAAAAGATAGAAGCCAATAAAGAATTAGGCTTACTCTCTAAAAAGCTAGCTCGTATTATGCTAGATGTTCCTGTAGATTTTAATGAAAAAGAATATGAATTAGACCAACCAGACCTTCCAAAAGTTACTGAAATTTTTGAAGAATTAGAGTTCAGAAGACTTGCAGATAACCTTATTAAAACATTTGCTACAGAAACTACAACCAACTCCGAAACCAATACTGAAAAATCATCTAAAAAAACAGCAAAAACAAGTACTGCAGGAGCAGGCCAGTTTTCATTGTTTGGCGGTGGCGGTAGTGCTTCTGCAACACAAGTACAACAAGAGCTTTCTAGCAGAAAAACAAGTAAAGACATTCCGCACATATACCAAAGTGTTGCTCCAGGAATGGCTATGAAATTGTTTTTACAGAATTTAATGAAACAAACATCCGTTTGTTTTGACACAGAAACAACAGGGTTAAATCCGCTAACAGCAGAATTAGTAGGAATTGCTTTTTCATGGGAAGCAAGTAAAGGTTTTTACATCCCTTTTCCTGAAGACCAAGACCAAGCCCAGGAACTAATAGAGCAATTACGTCCGTTTTTTGAAGATGAAAAAATTGAAAAAATTGGTCAGAATTTAAAATATGATATAAAAGTTTTACGCAAATACAACCTTATTATTAAAGGAGCATATTTTGACACTATGTTAGCTCACTATCTAATAAATCCTGATATGAGACACAATATGGATGTATTAGCAGAAACATACTTAAACTACACCCCTATTTCTATTACAGAATTAATTGGTAAAAAAGGTAAAAATCAATTATCTATGCGCCAAGTTCCAATAGAAAAACAAACAGAGTATGCAGTTGAAGATGCAGACATTACTTACCAATTAGCTAGTCATTTTAAACCAGAGTTAAAAGATGCTAAAACAGAAGAGTTATTTAACGACATTGAAATTCCACTACTAAGTGTTTTAGCAGATATGGAGTTAGAAGGTATAAACCTAGATGTTGATTTTTTAAACTCACTATCTGAAGAGCTAAATACAGATATTAAAAATCTAGAAACTAGCATTTATGAAGCCGCTGGGGAAGAATTTAATATTGCATCACCAAAACAATTAGGAGAAATACTTTTTGGAAAACTAAAACTTGTAGACAAGCCTAAAAAAACAAAAACAGGTCAGTATTCCACCGCAGAAGATGTACTATCATACCTTGCACAAGACCATGAGATAATTAAAAACATTTTAGAATACAGAGGACTTGCTAAGCTTAAAAGCACATACATTGACGCATTACCAGACCAAGTAGAAGAAAGTACTGGACGCGTACACACAGATTATATGCAAACAGTTGCCGCTACAGGAAGACTAAGTAGTAACAACCCTAATTTACAAAACATACCTATACGCACAGAACGCGGAAGACAAGTACGCAAAGCGTTTGTTCCTAGAGATGAAAACTACACACTACTTGCAGCAGATTACTCACAAATAGAACTACGTATTATTGCAGCTTTAAGTGATGAAACAACAATGATTGAAGCATTTAAAAACGGAGAAGACATTCATGCCTCTACAGCTTCAAAAGTATTTAACGTTCCTTTAGACCAAGTTACAAGAGAGCAACGTAGCAACGCTAAGACAGTAAACTTTGGAATTATTTACGGTGTTTCTGCTTTTGGACTAAGCAACCAGACAGATTTAAGCAGAGGAGAATCTAAAGAGCTTATAGATGCTTATTATGAAACCTACCCAAAACTTAAAAAATACATGAGTGAGTTGGTAGATTTTGCAAGAGACAACGGTTACGTACAAACAGTTTTAGGAAGACGTAGGTATTTAAAAGATATTAACTCTAGAAATGCCGTAGTACGTAGCGCAGCAGAACGTAATGCCGTTAACGCCCCAATACAAGGTAGCGCTGCAGATATTATAAAAATTGCAATGATAAACATTCACAAAAAACTTACTGGAGGCAATTTTAAAACAAAAATGCTTTTACAAGTACATGATGAACTTGTTTTTGATGCTCACAAAACAGAACTAGAAGAAGTAAGAGCACTTATTAAAACAGAAATGGAAAACGCATACTCACTTGCAGTTCCTTTAGATGTAGAAATAGGAACAGGAGACAACTGGCTAGTTGCCCATTAA
- a CDS encoding glycosyltransferase family 117 protein: protein MFSNNFKKWDTILGWVAFLIAFITYLITVEPTSSFWDAGEYIATSAKLQVGHPPGAPLLQIIGAFFAMFATDKTQIASMVNFVSGASSAFTILFMFWSITNLAKKLILKEANSVLTNSKAIAILGSGLVGSLAFTFSDSFWFNAVETEVYAMASFIMALLLWLGLKWVDELDQPRGNRWIIMISFVVGLTFGIQFMGFLAIPTVGLLFYFKKYKETTIKNFLIANIAVIAVLMLVYKFSLTYVLKLFGWSEVFFINNIGLPFNSGSIIMGIIFICAFAFGLNYTRKNNFKTANTIVLCLMFLFLGFSTWLMLPIRANANVVINENDPSDARSLLAYYNREQYPGVDSPIYGAYYSDAFSSGGEPKDGKPKYEKDLKLGKYIIVNNYKDADQGADKNHTGFLPRMWSRENAENYMKYYGALDFKIKPKYLGNQNLRDISRQLKDGHATGEIGTEQYIGFLREANSEGYIEVIPPSIWDNIKYMMDFQFGYMYWRYFMWNFVGKQDDVQGRYNNHGNWISGISFIDNHLVGSQDNLPSDILNNKGRNTYFFLPLILGIIGILFQIKKDPKQFWTLLVFFLFTGLAIQFYTNPAIFQPRERDYSLVGSFYVFAIWIGIGVAGLYDELKKITSAKIIAPIITIVCLLAVPTLMAFQNWDDHDRSNRFTANSTARSYLDSTQEDAGAILFTIGDNDTFPLWYLQEIEGYRTDVRIINTSLFATDWYIDQMKKKAYTSDPIPSQLTHEKYRFGSRDVIYGNPLEQFKDKRLDIKDFMNWIASDKPQNKLRYLYQRQGADLSQYPDNLLDLIYYPTNKIRVPVNKKNVLESGLVKPEDEDLIVDYIDIDLPGSLSKNRLLMLDLLANNDWKRPIYFSGGSFDNGEYIWMKDYLQLDGLAYKLVPIKTKNANPYDMGRIDSELMYSIVKKWEWGNSGSSDIYHDPQTRSQSISFRGNLARLAEQLIEENKIEKAKDIIDIAVTNMPVDYFGYYAFVEPFVDGYFKVGETQKAKDLFAQLKTKYQENLAYYNTLDLSQQYVRENDILGDLESYFRLIDILKSNNETKLAEQEELIATEFLNKFSHFNRSRRLIQEETPEELPMSDPDLPDSSTVDTSATVLEDSIN from the coding sequence ATGTTCTCTAACAATTTTAAAAAATGGGATACCATCCTTGGCTGGGTAGCCTTTTTAATTGCATTTATTACTTATCTAATAACTGTAGAACCTACAAGTAGCTTTTGGGATGCTGGGGAATACATTGCTACTTCTGCAAAACTACAGGTAGGACACCCTCCTGGAGCTCCATTACTACAAATAATAGGCGCATTTTTTGCAATGTTTGCAACAGACAAAACACAAATTGCTAGTATGGTTAATTTTGTTTCAGGAGCATCTAGCGCCTTTACAATTTTGTTTATGTTTTGGTCTATAACCAATTTAGCAAAGAAACTTATACTTAAAGAAGCTAATAGTGTTTTAACAAACAGTAAAGCCATTGCAATATTAGGTAGCGGCTTAGTTGGCTCTTTAGCTTTTACTTTTTCTGATAGTTTTTGGTTTAACGCTGTAGAGACAGAAGTTTACGCTATGGCCAGCTTTATAATGGCCTTACTTTTATGGCTGGGCCTTAAGTGGGTTGATGAACTAGACCAACCTAGAGGAAACAGATGGATTATTATGATCTCTTTTGTTGTAGGACTTACATTTGGTATACAGTTTATGGGTTTTTTAGCTATACCTACAGTAGGACTATTATTTTACTTTAAAAAATACAAAGAGACTACAATTAAAAACTTTTTAATTGCCAACATTGCAGTAATTGCCGTTTTAATGTTAGTCTACAAATTTTCTCTAACATACGTTTTAAAGCTTTTTGGTTGGAGTGAAGTTTTCTTTATTAATAACATAGGCCTACCATTTAACTCTGGTTCTATTATAATGGGTATAATTTTTATTTGCGCATTTGCTTTTGGCTTAAATTACACCAGGAAAAATAACTTTAAAACTGCAAACACTATTGTTTTGTGTTTAATGTTTTTATTTCTAGGATTCTCTACCTGGCTAATGCTTCCAATACGTGCGAATGCAAATGTAGTTATTAATGAAAACGATCCATCTGACGCAAGATCATTACTAGCATACTATAACAGAGAACAATACCCTGGTGTAGACAGTCCTATATATGGCGCATATTATTCTGATGCTTTTTCTTCTGGAGGAGAACCTAAAGATGGTAAACCAAAATACGAAAAAGATCTAAAACTTGGCAAGTACATAATTGTAAACAACTACAAAGATGCAGACCAAGGAGCAGATAAAAATCACACAGGTTTTTTACCTAGAATGTGGTCTAGAGAAAATGCCGAAAACTATATGAAATACTATGGCGCATTAGATTTTAAAATAAAACCTAAATATTTAGGCAATCAAAACTTAAGAGACATCTCTAGACAACTAAAAGACGGTCACGCTACAGGTGAAATAGGAACAGAGCAATATATTGGATTTTTAAGAGAAGCTAATAGCGAAGGCTACATAGAGGTTATACCACCAAGCATATGGGACAACATTAAATATATGATGGATTTTCAGTTTGGATATATGTACTGGCGTTACTTTATGTGGAATTTTGTTGGTAAACAAGATGACGTACAAGGAAGATACAACAACCATGGTAACTGGATTAGCGGTATAAGCTTTATAGATAACCACCTAGTAGGCAGCCAAGATAATTTGCCAAGTGATATTTTAAACAACAAAGGAAGAAACACATACTTCTTCCTACCTCTTATATTAGGAATTATTGGTATTCTTTTTCAAATAAAAAAAGACCCTAAACAATTTTGGACCCTATTAGTATTCTTTTTATTCACTGGTTTAGCCATTCAGTTTTACACTAATCCTGCCATATTTCAACCTAGAGAAAGAGACTACTCTTTAGTTGGGTCTTTTTACGTATTTGCAATTTGGATTGGCATAGGAGTTGCTGGCTTGTATGACGAACTAAAAAAAATAACCTCTGCAAAAATTATTGCTCCAATAATTACTATTGTCTGCCTATTAGCTGTACCAACACTTATGGCCTTTCAAAACTGGGATGATCATGATAGATCTAACAGGTTTACCGCAAACAGTACTGCAAGGTCTTACTTAGACTCTACGCAAGAAGATGCAGGAGCAATTTTATTTACTATTGGAGACAATGACACTTTTCCGCTATGGTACCTACAAGAAATTGAAGGTTACCGTACAGATGTACGTATTATTAACACTAGTTTATTTGCTACAGATTGGTACATAGACCAAATGAAAAAGAAAGCTTACACAAGTGACCCTATACCATCTCAGCTAACACATGAAAAATACAGATTTGGCTCTAGAGATGTTATCTACGGAAACCCACTAGAGCAATTTAAAGACAAAAGGTTAGATATTAAAGATTTTATGAACTGGATTGCCAGTGACAAACCACAGAATAAACTTAGATATCTTTACCAAAGGCAAGGCGCAGACCTTAGTCAGTATCCAGATAATCTTTTAGATTTAATTTATTACCCTACCAATAAAATACGCGTACCAGTAAACAAGAAAAATGTTTTAGAAAGCGGATTGGTAAAACCTGAAGACGAAGATTTAATTGTAGATTATATAGATATTGACTTACCAGGTTCATTAAGTAAAAACCGTTTACTAATGCTAGACTTACTAGCTAACAACGACTGGAAAAGACCTATATATTTCTCTGGTGGTAGTTTTGATAACGGCGAATACATTTGGATGAAAGATTACTTACAACTAGATGGCTTAGCATACAAATTGGTGCCAATTAAAACTAAAAATGCAAACCCTTATGATATGGGGCGCATAGATAGCGAGTTAATGTATAGCATTGTTAAAAAATGGGAATGGGGTAATTCTGGAAGTTCTGATATTTACCACGACCCTCAAACAAGATCGCAATCTATTAGCTTTAGAGGTAACCTTGCAAGACTTGCAGAACAACTTATTGAAGAAAACAAAATAGAAAAAGCAAAAGACATTATAGACATTGCTGTTACCAATATGCCTGTAGACTATTTTGGGTACTACGCCTTTGTAGAGCCTTTTGTAGATGGATATTTTAAAGTTGGCGAAACACAAAAAGCAAAAGATTTATTTGCTCAGCTAAAAACTAAGTATCAAGAAAACTTAGCATACTACAACACATTAGATCTAAGTCAACAATACGTTAGAGAAAATGATATCTTAGGAGACCTTGAAAGCTATTTTAGACTTATAGATATACTTAAATCTAATAATGAGACCAAGTTAGCCGAGCAAGAAGAATTGATTGCTACTGAGTTCTTAAACAAGTTTTCACATTTTAACAGATCCAGAAGACTAATACAGGAAGAAACCCCTGAAGAACTGCCAATGTCAGATCCAGATTTACCAGACTCTAGTACAGTAGACACAAGTGCTACTGTACTAGAAGATAGCATAAACTAA
- a CDS encoding thioredoxin family protein, which translates to MSKFGELIDLQVPVLLDFYAEWNEQSSQMHPVLRDVAAALGDKGKIIKIDVDKNKELAQALRVKGLPTLMIYKNGEMVWRQSGEQDANTLIALLKEYL; encoded by the coding sequence ATGTCTAAATTTGGAGAACTAATAGATTTACAAGTACCTGTATTGCTAGATTTCTATGCGGAATGGAATGAGCAATCATCACAAATGCACCCTGTTTTAAGGGATGTAGCTGCGGCTTTAGGTGATAAAGGTAAAATTATTAAAATTGATGTAGATAAAAATAAAGAGCTTGCGCAGGCATTGCGTGTAAAAGGCTTACCTACATTAATGATCTACAAAAATGGCGAAATGGTTTGGCGCCAAAGCGGAGAGCAAGATGCAAATACACTTATTGCGTTGCTTAAAGAATACCTATAA
- a CDS encoding metallophosphoesterase, translated as MLRWIIFVLIYSVLGFYAFQALKTATKVNWLHYLYIGVSLLAVINFIYQFSVGNEGRVISISMSYAFGFLLSVMAFNLVLIIFLFSEDIIRFLAGLYTKFFGTSKEFVLPSRRRFLSLIGLGLASLPFGALLYGMAKGKYNFKVLKYELAFDDLPDAFNGYQITQISDVHSGSFDDEEKIKYAINLINEQKSDVLLFTGDMVNNIADEMEPWKDIFSKLEAKDGKYSVLGNHDYGDYVNWDSDELKEANLDKLKEIQKEIGFDLLLNDSRFLQKGSDKIALVGVENWGVGGFKKAGDLKKATANVGKDDFKILMSHDPSHWEHEVINDDYHYHLTLSGHTHGMQFGIEIPGWIKWSPIKWRYRYWAGIYKEMGQYINVNRGFGFLGYPGRVGIWPEITVITLKKKELA; from the coding sequence ATGCTTCGTTGGATTATTTTTGTCCTAATTTATTCGGTTTTGGGGTTTTATGCTTTTCAGGCATTAAAAACAGCAACTAAAGTTAATTGGCTGCATTACCTTTATATTGGGGTGTCACTTTTGGCTGTTATCAATTTTATTTACCAATTTAGTGTGGGTAATGAAGGTAGGGTTATTAGTATTTCTATGAGCTATGCTTTTGGCTTTTTATTAAGTGTAATGGCATTTAATTTAGTGCTTATTATTTTTCTTTTTTCTGAAGATATTATTCGTTTTTTAGCAGGGCTTTATACTAAATTTTTTGGAACATCTAAAGAGTTTGTGTTGCCTAGTCGAAGACGTTTTTTAAGTTTAATAGGTTTAGGCTTGGCTTCTTTGCCGTTTGGAGCTTTGCTTTATGGTATGGCTAAAGGGAAATATAATTTTAAAGTTTTAAAGTATGAATTGGCTTTTGATGATTTGCCAGATGCTTTTAATGGATATCAAATTACACAAATATCAGACGTACATAGTGGTAGTTTTGATGATGAAGAGAAAATAAAATATGCTATTAATTTAATTAATGAGCAAAAGAGTGATGTTTTATTATTTACTGGTGATATGGTGAATAATATAGCAGATGAAATGGAGCCTTGGAAAGATATTTTTTCTAAGCTTGAAGCAAAAGATGGTAAGTACTCTGTATTGGGTAATCATGATTATGGTGATTATGTTAACTGGGATTCTGATGAGCTAAAAGAAGCTAATTTAGATAAGTTAAAAGAGATACAGAAAGAGATTGGTTTTGATTTACTTTTAAATGATAGTAGATTTCTGCAAAAAGGGAGTGATAAAATAGCTTTAGTTGGAGTAGAAAACTGGGGTGTTGGTGGATTTAAAAAAGCAGGAGATTTAAAAAAGGCTACTGCAAATGTAGGTAAAGATGATTTTAAAATATTGATGAGTCATGATCCTTCTCACTGGGAGCATGAGGTTATTAATGATGATTACCATTATCACTTAACGTTAAGTGGACATACGCACGGAATGCAGTTTGGAATTGAAATTCCTGGCTGGATAAAATGGAGTCCCATTAAATGGAGATACCGCTATTGGGCGGGTATATACAAAGAAATGGGGCAGTATATAAATGTTAATCGTGGTTTTGGCTTTTTGGGCTATCCGGGTAGGGTAGGTATATGGCCAGAGATTACGGTAATTACACTTAAAAAGAAAGAGTTGGCTTAG
- a CDS encoding lipocalin family protein translates to MIKKGILLIASICLLNFSCSTDSEKELFSENSLVGTWVISDVTREESSEVNFPQEIAKNLIDQGCKIITYTFNADDTFVGKDKLNYFVIESNGAGIEVDCPEETDTLVGTWDLNDDQLTITDPTGGETVITVDLNGSTLIIAGEDIDEDNYDGLDIVFTKN, encoded by the coding sequence ATGATAAAAAAAGGCATATTATTAATAGCGTCTATCTGTTTGTTAAATTTTTCTTGCTCTACAGATAGTGAAAAAGAACTATTTTCTGAAAATAGTTTAGTAGGTACTTGGGTGATTTCTGATGTTACAAGGGAAGAATCTTCAGAGGTGAATTTTCCTCAAGAAATAGCAAAGAATCTTATAGATCAAGGTTGTAAAATAATTACATATACTTTTAATGCAGATGATACATTTGTAGGTAAGGATAAATTAAATTATTTTGTAATTGAATCTAATGGCGCAGGTATAGAGGTTGATTGTCCTGAAGAGACAGATACTTTAGTTGGTACTTGGGATTTAAATGATGACCAATTAACAATTACAGATCCTACAGGAGGAGAAACTGTTATTACGGTTGACTTAAACGGTAGTACCTTAATTATTGCAGGTGAAGATATTGATGAAGATAATTATGATGGTTTAGATATTGTTTTTACAAAAAACTAA
- a CDS encoding isoaspartyl peptidase/L-asparaginase family protein: MKRRKFLKNSSLSTAGIISAPLLASCDQKKTITSNTEAATVKPIAICTWNFKNANDKAWEVLAKGGNSLDAVEQGVMVEEADANNNTVGLGGRPDRDGNVTLDACIMDKDGNCGSVVYLQNIVHPVSVARKVMEETPHIILAGKGAEQFAYEQGFKKENLLTEKSKKDWLEWKKTSKYETIINIENHDTIGMLAMDKNGDISGACTTSGMAYKVGGRIGDSPIIGAGLFVDNEVGGATATGVGEEVIKTVGSFLIVELMRQGKSPQEACEEGVKRIMAKNKNREDFQIGFLAMNKKGETGGYCVHPGFTYRKTTKDSNTNEQVNSFYKKDEIQNNN; this comes from the coding sequence ATGAAACGAAGAAAGTTTTTAAAAAATTCATCTTTAAGTACAGCCGGTATCATTTCCGCTCCATTGTTAGCATCTTGTGACCAGAAAAAAACAATTACATCTAATACTGAAGCAGCAACGGTAAAGCCTATTGCTATTTGTACATGGAATTTTAAAAATGCAAATGATAAAGCCTGGGAAGTTTTAGCCAAAGGCGGAAACTCTTTAGATGCTGTTGAGCAAGGTGTAATGGTTGAAGAAGCAGACGCTAACAATAATACAGTAGGTTTAGGCGGCAGACCAGACCGAGACGGCAATGTAACATTAGACGCCTGCATTATGGATAAAGATGGCAATTGCGGCTCTGTAGTTTATTTACAAAATATTGTACACCCGGTATCTGTAGCACGTAAGGTTATGGAAGAAACACCTCATATAATTTTAGCTGGTAAAGGAGCAGAACAATTTGCTTATGAACAAGGATTTAAAAAAGAAAACTTACTTACAGAAAAATCTAAAAAGGATTGGCTGGAATGGAAGAAAACTTCTAAATACGAAACTATAATTAACATAGAAAACCACGACACTATTGGCATGTTAGCTATGGATAAAAATGGCGACATTTCTGGAGCTTGCACCACTAGCGGCATGGCATACAAAGTTGGTGGACGCATTGGAGATTCTCCAATAATAGGCGCTGGCTTATTTGTAGATAATGAGGTTGGTGGCGCAACTGCTACCGGTGTTGGAGAAGAAGTTATTAAAACCGTAGGTAGCTTTTTAATTGTAGAGTTAATGAGACAAGGTAAATCTCCTCAAGAAGCCTGTGAAGAAGGTGTAAAAAGAATAATGGCTAAAAATAAAAACCGTGAAGATTTTCAGATTGGCTTTTTAGCAATGAATAAAAAAGGAGAAACAGGTGGTTATTGCGTACACCCTGGTTTTACATACCGTAAAACAACAAAAGACAGCAATACCAATGAACAAGTAAATTCTTTTTACAAGAAAGATGAAATACAAAACAACAATTAG